The nucleotide sequence AAGCAGAAATCAGCCATCTCAGTTTATCTTTAAGATGATAATTATTAAGGAAGAGATGTACGTGTATGCAGCCAGTTGAGAGCACATTAACATATTGTCAAAGACAACATAGATCCCACATTCTTCAAATGGCTCATTGCAATGGGGAAATCAATTGTTTCCATCTTGGCTTTCTTCCTCCAATGAACCCTTTGAACACCCAGTTGCTTTTATGCTCATTCTCAGTTAACTCAGAAACATAATTCCCCAACTTTTCTTTTACCAAAGGTGTCACTACTGAATTCTACACCTTAGaggtattttattgtactttgtgCAATCATATTTCCCAGTAAAACAACATTTTACAGTAAAAGTGAAAAACAATAGATTAAAAAGGGCTACAAAACCAACAGTATACACAGAAAATATCCCAGTGATGCCTAGCACTAGGCAAGGTGTGATCTGTGGTCAAAAATTGGATTCAGCATGGAGATCTCTCCCTTCCTATGCACCATTTGCTAAAGAGGTTTTTGTGGCAGTAGGATTCCCCCACATCCTGCAATCCTGAAGGTAGGTGCAGTTGGAGCCTCAATCCAGAGATCCGGAGTATCTCTGATGAAAAGATATGTCAGTTTCCACTCTTTacatttctcattttgccaatcttaaattctgttctgctgcaatttgagatttttttaaacatcttgaaaattattcagcattttagtgcaaattcctcctaacgcagttttgactaatgtacatgtttcgcaagcaattttcctaatacatttttgtatgtgactCTATAGAATGTGATTCTATTTTTTTGATATTattctttaatttattttaagccaTTAAAATTACGTTAGCATGTTTGCATTGGTGATTTTTTGGTAGTGTGAATTGGATTGTTTTTAATAACTTATTGATATGCTTATCTCTTATTGTTTCTAATTATGTATATAATTAGAAcctatttttaatttgtgatccACTTGGAGCACAATTTTGGGGTAAAAGGttaaatacaaataaacagatgatgataatgatgttaaCATTGTATGCCTGATAGAAAATAAAAGTGTACAAAATGAGCATTTTGCTCATGCATGACCCCAGATGAGCATTAGCAGCATAAAGACCAATGAGGTTGATCAGGTATCTAGCGGGAACCAGGCTGTGATAAAGCATACATGTAAAACATTAAGCCCAGAGGGCCTGTGGCCATTGCAGTCATTAGGCAATTTACATCATTCATGATTTATGTAAAATGCAGAGATATTTATATAGAGAGAGCTAAATTCCCAGGATAAATATGTGGCTTTCATTTCTGCtgtgctgaaaaaaaattgtcaaaacTGAATCAGTTTAAGGATCAGATGCCATCTTTAGTTTTTGTCATCAAGTGCTCCTTTGTATTCAGATTAGGCCTGAGgacaataatgtagcacttgggcaggaagatgcagcccaggagcccagcactggaggccaagatagagaagacctgcacggctaccatgtatttccccttcgtgctcaggtaggtgggcacaaaggacacccaaacactgcagaagaccagcatgctgaaggtgatcagcttggcttcattgaaggccccgggcagcttcctggctaggaaagccaccgTGAAACAAATGGCAGCCGGGAAGCCCATGTAGCCTAGGCCTGTATAAAACATGGCAACAGATCCTTCGTTGCATTGCAGGATGAtctctccaggctgggagtgcatgtcagagtctgggaatgggggagagatccccaaccagatggtgcagatgacaaTTTGGACACTGGAACAGAAGATGACAATGTAGGTTGCCAGACTTttccccagccatctcctcatcttgttccctggctttgtggccaggaaggccagcaccacagtgatggtttttgccagcaCAGAAGAGACGGCAAccgagaagatgatgctgaaggctgtttgtcggagaaggcaggtTGCTTTCCTTGGCTGgccaatgaagaggaaggaggacagaaaggaaagcaggagAGAGATGAGGAGGATGTAGGAGAGGTCCCTGTTGTTAGCTTTGACTATCGGAGTGTCATGAaatttaatgaagattcctaaCACAATGCCCGTGGCTGAAGACAAGAACAGGGCAAAGGAAGCCAGGAGGAAGCCTAAATATTCTTCATAGGACAGATAGGTGATAATCTTGGGGATACACTGATTTCGGTCCTTGTTTGGATACTGGTCTTCTGGACATTTGGTGCAATGCTCTGCATCTGAGGAGGAGAAAAAGAATGGCTTCAGCATCACTTACATTCATTGCCATCACCATTCTATTACATTTTGAGAGAAGAT is from Rhineura floridana isolate rRhiFlo1 chromosome 3, rRhiFlo1.hap2, whole genome shotgun sequence and encodes:
- the LOC133378901 gene encoding vomeronasal type-2 receptor 26-like translates to MLQEINQEARLLPNITLGYNLYENFFDARMTSDAMLDLLAGGESNIPNYSCGKENNLLAVLEASDSLISKQISAMSGIYKIPQTVPHSRCTESCRPGYAKEIQEGKPICCYACALCAEGTISAQEDAEHCTKCPEDQYPNKDRNQCIPKIITYLSYEEYLGFLLASFALFLSSATGIVLGIFIKFHDTPIVKANNRDLSYILLISLLLSFLSSFLFIGQPRKATCLLRQTAFSIIFSVAVSSVLAKTITVVLAFLATKPGNKMRRWLGKSLATYIVIFCSSVQIVICTIWLGISPPFPDSDMHSQPGEIILQCNEGSVAMFYTGLGYMGFPAAICFTVAFLARKLPGAFNEAKLITFSMLVFCSVWVSFVPTYLSTKGKYMVAVQVFSILASSAGLLGCIFLPKCYIIVLRPNLNTKEHLMTKTKDGI